One Ilumatobacter fluminis genomic window, TGGTACGCGAAGTAGGTGCAGATGTTCTTGCGGTCGGTGATCGCCTTCAGGAGCGCGCCGACCTCGGGTTCGCTGCCCGGATATTCGCCTGCGTCCCAGGGGCCTTCGACCTTGCGCTCCCACTGGAACGGGAACTGCCGGTTCGGGTCGATACCGGCGCGGTATGGGGCGGTCGGGATCCGGACGCCGTCGTAGTCGTGGATCGTCCCCTCGGCGAGGATGCGGTAGTAGGGGCCGTCGCCGTCCTCGTCGAGGTCGCGGGCGACCATGAGACGTGGGTCGTGGGCGTACGGCTTCCAGGCGCCGTTCGGGTCTTCGACGCGCATCTGGAGGATGCGGCCGTCCTTGTCGATGTCGGCGGGAACCAGGCCGGCCTGCTGCTCGGTGTACGGCCACGGGTGGACGCTGCCGCGGACGAACGAAGGGAGTTCGGCCAGGGACAGCTCGGCGCCGTCGGGGTTGACGCGCGGCACGAGGTAGAAGGTGCGGGTGTCGAGCGCTCGGGTGATGCGCTCGTCGGAGCCGTACCCGGCCGTGAGGGTGTCGACCAGGTGGACGATCGCCACCGACGCCGTCACTTCGGACGCGTGGATGTTGCCGTCGATCCAGAGCGCCGGCTTCTCGGCGGGGTCACCGATCTGGTGGTTGGTGACCGTGAGGAGCCAGATGTCGCGGCCCTCGTACGACTGCCCGATCGACGTCTTGCGGACGAGGTCGGGGAACTGCTCGGCGAACTCGTCGAGCCACTCCGTCAGTTCCTCGTACCGTGGATACCGGTCGTACACAGCAGACGTCATGCCCGCTGTCTACCAGAAGGGGTCAGGCACCTTCTGGCGTGCAGCGGTCGGTCGCCGTCGTTTCGTCGGCCAGAAGGTGCCTGACCCCTTCTGGTCAGTCGGCAGTGAGTTCGGCGGCCTTTTGTTCGAGCGCCTCGATGAGTTCGTCGAACGACTTGATGAACGAGTCGACGCCCTCGCGCTCGAGCTGCGCGGCGACGTCGTCCATATCGACGCCGACGTCGGCGAGGCCCTGCCACACGCGATCGGCCTCGTCCATGCCGGCGTCGATCGTGCGGGCGACCGTGCCGTGGTCGGCGAACGCCTCGAGGGTGTTCTCCGGCAGGGTGTTGACGGTGTCGGGGCCGATCAGTTCGTCGACGTAGAGCGTGTCGGGGTAGTCGGGGTTCTTCGTGCTCGTGCTGGCCCACAGCGGCCGCTGCACTCGAGCGCCACGCTCGGCGAGCGCCTGCCAGCGCGGTCCGCTGAAGGTCTCCTGGAAGAGGCGGTAGGCGAGCTTGCCCTGGGCGACGGCCGCCTTGCCGCGCAGTGCGAGGGCTTCGTCGGTGCCGATCGCCTCGAGGCGGCGGTCGACTTCGGTGTCGACGCGGGAGATGAAGAAGCTGGCAACGCTCGACACCTGCGACAGGTCGGCGTCGGGGTCGTCGGCGAACTGCTCGAGACCGGCGATGTAGGCCTCCATCACCGATGCGTATCCGTCGAGGGAGAAGATCAGGGTCACGTTGATGTTGCGACCCTCGGCGATCATCTGCTGGATCGCCGGCAGGCCGGCCTCGGTGCCGGGGATCTTGACCATCAGATTGCGGCGGTTGAGCCGCTCGTGCAGCTGCCGGGCGGCTTCGGTCGTGCCGGCGGAGTCGTGGGCGAGGCTCGGGTCGACCTCGACCGACACGTAGCCGTCGAGTCCGTCGGTCTCGTCGTACACACGGGAGAACACGTCGCAGGCGCCGTGGATGTCGGCGAGCACCATCGCCCAGTAGTCGTCGATGACGGGATGCTCGTCACCGGCGAGCGCACGGAACTGCTCGTCGTAGTCGGCCGAACCCTGGATCGCCTTCTGGAAGATCGACGGGTTGCTGGTCAGGCCGCGCACGCCGCGGTCGCGCAGGTCGGCGAGTTCGCCGGAGGTGAGGTAGCTGCGCTTCAGGTTGTCGAGCCACGGGCTCTGGCCCTGGTCGTTCGAGAGTGACTGGAGTCGGTTCATGGGTGGGTTCTTTCCTGTCGTTCGATGGGGGCGCTGGGTCAGTCGGCGAGCAGTTCGACGAGTTCGGCGGCACGGGCGACGACGTGGTCGACGTTCAGGCCGAGCTTCTCCATGACGACGTTGCCGGGAGCGCTCGCACCGAAACGTTCGATGCTGACGACGTCGTCGGCGTACTTGTGCCATCCGAGTTCGACGCCGGCTTCGACGGCGAGGGTCGGTACACCGATCGGGAGCACGGTGTCGGTGTAGTCGGCGTCCTGCTGATCGAAGCGATCCCACGAGGGCATGCTCACGACCTGGGTCGTGGTGCCGTCGGCGGCGAGGCGTTCGGCTGCCTCGACGCAGAGGGCGACTTCGCTGCCGGTGGCGACGAGGACGATGTCGGGGTCGTCGGCGGAGCGAACGATGCCCGCGCCGCGCTCGACGGCCGAACCGTCGGTGACGACGGTGATGTTCTGGCGGCTGAGCACGAGTGCGGTCGGTCCGTCGTGGCGGACCGTGTCGGCCCATGCAGCGATCGTCTCGTTGGCGTCGGCCGGCCGGATGACGTGGAGGTCGGGGATGGCCCGCAGGGTGGCGAGGTGTTCGACCGGCTGGTGGGTGGGGCCGTCCTCACCGACGCCGACCGAGTCGTGGGTGAACACGAACACGGCCTTGGCGTGTGACAGCGCCGAGAGGCGGACCGGCGGACGCATGTAGTCGAGGAACACGAAGAACGTGCCGCCGATCGGGATGACGCCGCCGTGGAGGGCCATGCCGACCATGGCCGAACCCATGCCCTGCTCGCGCACGCCGTAGGCGATCTGTCGTCCGCCCGGCGCATCCGCCGCGTTCG contains:
- the tal gene encoding transaldolase, producing the protein MNRLQSLSNDQGQSPWLDNLKRSYLTSGELADLRDRGVRGLTSNPSIFQKAIQGSADYDEQFRALAGDEHPVIDDYWAMVLADIHGACDVFSRVYDETDGLDGYVSVEVDPSLAHDSAGTTEAARQLHERLNRRNLMVKIPGTEAGLPAIQQMIAEGRNINVTLIFSLDGYASVMEAYIAGLEQFADDPDADLSQVSSVASFFISRVDTEVDRRLEAIGTDEALALRGKAAVAQGKLAYRLFQETFSGPRWQALAERGARVQRPLWASTSTKNPDYPDTLYVDELIGPDTVNTLPENTLEAFADHGTVARTIDAGMDEADRVWQGLADVGVDMDDVAAQLEREGVDSFIKSFDELIEALEQKAAELTAD